One window of Paenibacillus albicereus genomic DNA carries:
- the dapA gene encoding 4-hydroxy-tetrahydrodipicolinate synthase: MDYGRLITAMATPFTPKGEVDWETAGKLIDELIDVQKSDSIVISGTTGESPTLTDEEKVELFRFAVSRSAGRARIIAGTGSNDTAHSIHLTAAAEQAGVDGALLVVPYYNKPSQEGLYRHFKAIAESTSLPVMLYNVPGRTIVSMSPETTIRLARDVSNIIATKECHSLEHVAEIISGAPDSFLVYTGDDSAALPALAVGAHGVVSVASHIAGGRMKAMIEAFLDGRTAEAAELHRSLVPLYKGLFAAPSPTLVKKALELKGLPVGGLRLPLIEADADETETLRQLLQAY, from the coding sequence GTGGATTATGGCAGACTGATTACAGCAATGGCGACTCCGTTTACTCCGAAGGGCGAGGTCGACTGGGAGACAGCCGGCAAGCTCATCGACGAGCTGATCGACGTCCAGAAGTCCGACAGCATCGTCATCAGCGGAACGACGGGGGAATCGCCGACGCTGACGGACGAGGAGAAGGTCGAGCTGTTCCGCTTTGCCGTCTCCCGCAGCGCCGGGCGCGCGCGCATCATCGCAGGTACGGGCAGCAACGATACCGCCCATAGCATCCATCTGACGGCAGCGGCCGAGCAGGCGGGGGTCGACGGCGCGCTACTGGTCGTCCCTTATTACAACAAGCCGAGCCAGGAAGGGCTTTATCGCCATTTCAAGGCGATCGCCGAATCGACCTCGCTGCCTGTCATGCTGTACAACGTTCCCGGCCGCACGATCGTCAGCATGAGCCCGGAGACGACGATCCGGCTCGCGCGCGATGTCTCCAACATCATCGCGACCAAAGAATGCCATTCGCTCGAGCATGTAGCGGAGATCATCAGCGGCGCTCCGGACAGCTTCCTGGTCTATACGGGCGACGACAGCGCCGCGCTGCCCGCCCTTGCGGTCGGCGCGCATGGCGTCGTGAGCGTAGCGTCGCACATCGCAGGCGGCCGGATGAAGGCGATGATCGAAGCGTTCCTAGACGGCCGCACGGCCGAAGCGGCCGAGCTGCACCGCAGCCTTGTTCCGCTGTACAAGGGTCTGTTCGCGGCTCCGAGCCCGACGCTCGTCAAGAAGGCGCTGGAGCTCAAAGGGCTGCCCGTCGGAGGCTTGCGCCTGCCTCTGATCGAGGCCGATGCCGACGAAACCGAGACGCTTCGCCAGCTCCTGCAGGCTTATTGA